The genomic stretch AACGACTCAGTTGGTCATGCACTGTATTCTGAGACACCATAATCAAACTTCATTTTTGAGCTATACCAATTTGTACCAACTTTCACAAACACTTGTATTGGATTACAACAATCTTctcccacccccccgcccccacccagTTTAAGATCAAGTTCCCCAGTTCAGTGTTTCCTCAGCTAACCTCttgaaaaagcaataaacaatATAAAGCCTTTGGGAAGTTACTAACTATAGGTTACGAGTGTCACAAGCAACCACATAATACAACTTCTTTCATTAAGAGATCACAGaactattttcttcctctcctaaATCACTGGAAACTGGTTGCAGAACCCTGCTACTCTGCAGGGTAAGGCCACCCCGCCAGCTTCAGGAGATTTCAGGAGCCTCAATACATGCAACTTTTCTTCAATTCCAAGTTAAttttgagagaggaaaaaagttccAAGTAAAAGAGTCGTCTAAAAAACCAGGACACTTCAGTGCGtcatttcttttactttaaatacaGTCTGCCTTCACGTTCATTCAGTACAAGGATTACTCTCCAGCTACCTCTTCTCCTTCAGAATAGCATGACTGTCCTTTACAAAGTGTTGTTAGTTTAACTATGTGGATAAACTCTCTtcacctccaaaaaaaaaagtttcttttttctttcccccaaatCCTGTGTTAGCCTTAAAATATTCCTGGTATGAGCCGGTAAGGCACTGTAGCAGTGTAGCGCTTCCAGTCCTTCCCATATTTGCTGTAACAACGGTGTTCATCCCTAATGCAGCGGTGGGTTAACAGAATAGCCATATAAACAATGTAAAAGTAAGGCAAGATGTGTTCAAACCCACAAGCCAGGCAATAGGCCAGGGAGCCCATCAAATCTCCCGTGTAGTTAAAATGGCGTGCCCACCCCCAGAATCCCGAGGTCAGCAGTTTGCTGTAGTACTTGGTCCCATCCACAGACATGTACGAGCACTCGATATACTCTGGTTTCTTCCCCCATATCTTGCAGTTGCCGTTTGTACGACGGAAGAGGTCCTTCTGGTGGTTGGTCATTCTGAAGATGTAATAGCCAGCCAAGCCCAACATCAAGATCCCTACGGCATTAGCTGTGCACAGCTGGACAGGGTGGTAAACCAAGTACAAACCCTGGGGAGCAGAAAGAGAGACAATCAGTGATTTACTTTAAATACATGCTCAGGATGCCAGATTAATTCCTTGACCTACAGTGACCCAGAacagaggagcagaagcaaGGAAACCCACCCTACTAGTAAAACCGTggaaatttttcagaaagctgcatcctacatttaatttctctctctccccaaaATTGCATTTCTTAGGTAGAACAAGACGACAGAAGTTGCAAGGATGCAAACAAAccaggacagaaggaaaaaaaccagaaacaaaaccaaaccaaacccacaccAAACCTAACCATCCTTAGCGTGCAGGAGTACAAAAAGGGActtaaaggatttaaaaaaacatacagaCAAAAGAGATAGTGACAGAAAAGGGCACAAAAGAAGGGGAGTAGAGGACAAGATGTCAGTTCTGTGCAGGGACAGTAAGCCTTCCTACAAGTGAATCATTGTGGAAGACGTTGTAATGCTTACTCAACATTCAAACTGTTTAGAAACAATTTAAGATACAAATCAAACTGTGGGGGagaattgttttctgaaaagttttttttccttttagcctAAACACATATTGTACCACATTTTTACCTGCAAAGTGTAGAGGTAAGGCAACCAAACACAGTCTCCCCAGCCCAAATACCATCCAAAATGATCATGGCAGATATCAATGGTTTTCAAATACCAGGCTTCATTCCAAAAGAAGTCCAAAACATAAATACCCTGAAACAGAATGGTTTCACATTAAAACCAGAAGACTCCCACCAGTTACCCTGCTTAATAGCATCAACCTAATCCTTCTGTGCTGTCTCATGATCTCAAACTGATTCGCATTTTTCCACTAACACCTCAAAACCAGGGTATTAACAGGAACGTATCACACAAATACACTCCATCTAGATAGATAAAGCGGTAAGTAATGCAAAGCAGAATTAACCAAGATGACTAAGGCAAGCGTGCTGCTGAAGGACATACACTTCAGAAGTGTACTCGTATTTGACCACCCCTCCCTCTCTTCAGCTTAAAGAGTCTTATGCTTACAGAGAGGGAGAACAGAGCTTCTGTCGAGCAGGCTTCTATCAATGAATAAATCCAAACTAATATCTGTACTTATTACTTCAGGGTCTCTTCAGTAGAAAGAACAGCACCTGACTGGCTGTTTTTAGGCAtggcattatttattttaggcaTTCTCCCACACAAAGAAAAGTTCACTGCAGTGCTgccctcaaaaaaaccctgcccaATCTTGCTCCAATGAAAGCCATGGAATTTGTCATTGGTTTTAGATTCAATATCAGGCTATGGCTGTTTCCAGAACATAGgctcagaaaagcatttcttaatttAAGTTTACACTGAAATCTGCTGGTGCAGACATGACCATACCACTGCTGGCACTCTGAATGAGTACAGTGGAGTATTTACAGTGGCACCCTGAATGAATACAAGTTCCCAAAGAAGCAAGTCCCAGTGCATCATCACTAAAAGAGGTTATTCAGGCCATGAAAAACTGTTTAAGTTCCATTTCAATGCAAggagttttttcttctttaacacTAGTTTATTTCCAAACTGGTTTCTTACTTTCTTCCTCTGATTTTACCTGAAGGACATTGACAAGGATCATGGAGTTAGTTACTTGACCATACAGCTCCTGTTGTTTAGCAGCATAGGAAAGGTTAATTAGAGTCCAGGCTACAATACCAGGGCGGCCGTTGAAGAACAGCTTGAAATCAAACCACTTTCCTATTCGAGGGTTAAATTCAATCCCCATCATGTAGTCATAAAAGAAGTTGCTAGTGAATTTGCtagaaagcacaaaaaattagaaatgtacATAGTTATACACAAATACAGTTCATTACTATTCTGACTATACATTTCAGATTCACTTGTTgtaatgataataaaaataaatccatataATATTGTGCAAGATAACACAAATTGACCCAACCGAAACATTACATTAGTAGAGATAAATTTTAGCTTCAGAAGTACCCTAGTTTATTCTTGGTAACACTTTTGAACTGTCTATAACTTATCACAAACAGGATGGATTTATCTGTGACGCTAAGGCTGCCAGTCACATGACATATAGCATGAAACACAGACGATGATGCTAATAAAGCAAAGAACCACACTCATATATTGGCCTATTTATTTGTGCCAATATAATACATTCTCTCATTATGATTCTGTGCAGCATTCACTTCATATGTCCAATCACCTAGCCTTCTCTCATTATTAAAAATCACATACCAGTCTTTGGCATTGGTAGGGAAAAAGTAGCCTTTAATCATTGCAAACGTGGAAACTGCATATCCCAGGATATTGGCACACCACAGGAGAGGAATCCAGTTGTCAAAAATGATGGTAGGCGAGAAGCAGTGGAAGTAATAGGCATTTGCAAACCAAAGCACGTGGGTAATGATCCAAGCCTGAAGTCCATTGATTTCATACTTATTCACTACACCTATAATATGACGAAAGATGTGAATGTGAGTGCCATGTCACTAATACAGCTTTTTATTAATATGGATATGCATCAAATATAGAGAGGCTTTATCAAGTGCCCATGAAATGGCCTCATTCTCCTCACCCTCCCAATTAAATATCTTGTGGCACTCTTCTGAAAGTTTCATTACACGCTGCTGTAAGCATCAGGCTTTGTTAGGCTGAGTTTTTCTCTTCACTCTGACTTCACAAAACAGTGAATTTGGTATCTCTCCTAAAGCTGACTAAGTAACAAGTACCTTAGCTTCAGCAGGTGCAACGGCATTGTCAAACACTAACAACAGCCCACTGCTGATTTTAAGCACCAAAATTATCAGTCcatatttttccattgctgGTGTGGTACCTGCTGTATCAATAGTTTTACTAAGAGGTAGAAATTCTAGGATTTATTCTAAAAGATGactttgggttttatttttgtttgaagtaAACATATGAGGAAGATGAAAGCATTTATGTCCACTTCTCCTCCAGCTATTTATGGGTTATTAGAGACTCTAAGtacagaaatgctttaattttaaaagattgtaCGGTGTGCATATATTCTAAGGAAGAACTTACCAGCAGGGGTGACAGCACCTTCTTGTACACCTCCTACATATCCAGGAAGAAGTTTATGGCAGAAATCAGGAAGGAACACATACAAAACCACCTAGAAGAAAGAGAATCTATtaacagcaaaaccacacaaGACAGAACCCCCAAAACCACTATCCCTTTCATATGCATACTAAAGATAACACAAGGCAGTTTCAGTTAAGTACTAGATAAGCAAACACAGCAAGATTTAGCTGCAGTGATTTTAGACTACTAACATATCCAAGCTGTTAAACAATTCAAAATATGTACTTCAGGTATGGTTGTCATCCTTTTTTGGTGGGGAAGCAGGACAGCTGGTAACTCAGATCAGGTCcttatccttttattttcaagtttatCTGTGTTATATGTAAGTTGCTTtccaatttggaaaaaaattggaGTAGTTTGGTAAGGCTAAAGATATTTTAGTCATGTAAGTTTTATTTCATCCATCAAGTCCTCTTTTAATGTCTGCCTGTAAAAAATATCACTCCTCCCCAGTGTTAGTTTATGACATATTTATTGTGTattaattgaaaacaaatgGGTATTGCTGTTACAtagttgctttttcttaaaaaacacatCAAGGAATATGTCACACAAGGAATATTTGTGTATGTtcctgacatttatttttcaagtgcaTAAGCTTCCTTTGGATTCCAAAGAGCCATGGAAAGTGAGGAACACCAAAGAGTAAATGCCAGTGAGACATTCCATTATCCTTCACGTAAAAAGATTCATCAGACAGCTATTTGAAAAACCAACCACTTTATCTAGATCATAACTCAATACTATACCTGGAAAGCGACCCAAAGGGTATAGATGCCGGCAGCCCTATAGGTCAGTCCAGGAGTCTTGTTCCAGATGTCAGACAGATGTTTATTCCCCGTGAGCAAGTCAACGAGTGGGTCAATCAGAGAGCACTGGTACTGGTCACAGGACATTATGAAGTAATATGTGATAAGTGGTGCAAACatgagcaggaaaaggatgctTGCCAAGGAAAACCAGTCCACTTCCCTGTAATTCAAAacagagcatttttttctggagcttTTAGCTAGGGAAGTGGTTTAATTAAGTCAGGCAATCATTTTGGTGGACCTGCTAGTCTAACcagatgaaaactgaaaatgttttcagggcACGCACATTTCTTTGGGTCGAATCGCTATAAAAAACTTAGCACGTTACATACTTTACCACAAGCTGTTACAAAACTATGCTAGCTGATCAGAGCAACAGACCAGATAATACCTCTCCTCCAAAAAGCAGGCTTATTACAACCTTCCGGTTTTTGGTGGCAGTCACGGGTATAACTGGTATTCAGCTGGAAGTGGTAACAGGatcataaaaatattatgcGAAGtgtggaaacacagaaaagacagatcTTGGGCAGGCGTTAGTTGAACTGGCTCTACCACACACTGCCTGTAGTGGCAAGCTATGTAAACACCCATGGCTGTTTCCAGCTGCAATACAATATTAATACTTGCACAACTCTTTGAGAACACAGATACGAGTCATAAATCTTGCTACAGCAGGAGACGTCAGATAGCAATACCACAGATGGATGCCTGTTTTCCAAATCTCAGGAAACACTTTGTTTGGCCTTTGATAGAACTACagattttgctgatttttatgattcactttcctttttctgcaagGAGGACTGTGTTTTAACCCAAGCCATCTGGCAAGCTCTCTATCTTAAAAATCTTGAAGAACTCTTCTTTGGCATCTGTCACTACAGCTCATTATCCATGAGCTTTCAAGAGAAGGGCAATGCAACAATCTGTTACTAACAGAGTGAAGTTTAAAAGGAATGTAGCATCTGTAAGTCCAAGTATGAACCAATTTGAAATACAATGACTAATCAAGGTCATCAGCTTCTCTCACCATGCTCTTCCCCACTGGACTTGAGATGTTTGAGTACCATTTTGGGTactcttgtgttttctttcttcagaaggCTTTTTCTCCTGATGGGCTGCCATGTTGTCctgtatgaaagaaaatattgatgGTGTTACTTCAGCTGGTTCTCAGTAATTCTTATAGctctacagaagaaaaacacaaacagaagttattaaaaattattgtaCAGCGTTCCGATTGCAAGAAATTTGTGGGAGGAGGGTAGGAAGGTAAAATTGCTTCCCAATTCCTTATGATCTTGTATCAGCAAAACAATTACAACACTGATGTTTAAGTAATCCGTGATAATTCTTGCTGTTAATGTCTTTTAATATACATTGTATAATATATCGCTTATTACTTACATGTGAGATGCAAGGGGGAAACCCTGTTTTGCCCCACTCTTCTaaacctctgaaaataaagtgtTGTAACTAACTGCCTTTCTTAATAAGAGAAATTGCTACTGTTAGTACCTGTACTGAACCTTGGCAAATTGTGCACTTTTCCCCAGACCGCTTGCTCCATTATGTGTTAGCTAcatcaaagaaaacaaggcaaCAGTTTATAATCCCATCTAAATCAGAAATCAGTGGGAATGGAGAATGATGTACAAGGCAACACCTAATTCTCTCTGTGGAATATGCTTTatagttttcttctgcttttgcacaaatactatttttgttCAAGACCATAATCCCATAACCTGAACATTCGGTAATcccacctcaaaaaaaaaaaaagtaagaaaaaaggaaaggtatttTTCCTGAACTTTATCTCATGGGACGATAGACTATAAAAGATGTGGAGTACTGTAGCTAACCATTCAGGGGGAAATTTCCTAAAAATTTATAGTTTTGTACTTTTTCAGGCTTTGATGGTACTTTTTCAGGCTTTGATGTTTTAACTGAAACCAGAAACTAGCAGTTAtttccactgaaacagaaatgacCATAAAACACACAGTCAGGGGCCTGAGGACACCAATGGGCCTTCCTGTCCCTGCCAGGCCTGGCCCAGGGCTTCCCTTGACCCCCACGTGTGAGCTGATGGCCTCGGCCTTGCTGGCCCTGtcaccacagccctgcctggcttTCAGGGGACCTGGCCCTGACCTGCGCACTGACTGCCTGGCTTGACCTGCCTCGTCACCGTGAACTTCACTGATCACCTGGACTTGGTTGAACCTGGCCGTAATCTCTGCGCCTGCCCTGCTCACCTCATGGAGGTACTACGGGACTGACAGGcaagcccctgcctgcagccgtGCTATCCCCCCTGAGCTCCCTGCTCCCGGCCCCTTCGCGAGCAGCAGGCACTCACCGCTCCCCGACACGCTCAGAGAAAGGAAGGTCCTTATTCTGGCACCTAGGCAGATCTCAAACACCATCAACCCAGCCACAGGGATAACACGTCACCCTCAGATTCCAAATACGTAGTATGCTACTCTGCAGAAGTCTCCACACTTCAAAAACACCgcttattttcagaagtaatcCGCAAAGAAGTCTTATCACTCCCCTTTGCCAACCTGGTTAGGTAGAAATCCTAAGCAAAGAATGCAAGAAGATATACGGGTTATCTTTAAATATCTCATGTTATTTACTATTTCCAGTACCATAAGAGCTAACTATCACCCTATCTTCCAGCAGAAACATTGAAGAATATGGTCAGACTTCCAGCTTAGATTTGATCCAGAGGTCTACATCTTTCCAGGTATCAATACGTTCACAACAAGGTTTCTAAAGCAAGTAATGAAACAACCTCAAGAGGAGATTATTGATCACAtacaagaagaagaaaggcaggaCAGGAGATGCACGGTATCAGGGTTATGGAGTGTGGGAGCCTACTCCAGctgtttgtgttggttttacTTTACAACAGTAGTGGAAATTCTTACAAGGAACAGTTATAACACTTTAAGAATTTTACCAAGATAGAAGATGATTCAGGAATCATCAGAATTGGAACTATTTAGGTCACATGAAGCCTTTGACAACATTTAGTCCAACCTTGCCCTTCCTGAGAGCAAGGACAACTTAAAACAGGTCACTCAGTGCCTTGCCcagttaatttttcagtatttccaagGATTCTACATGATTTGTCAGTCCTACTGAAACACTGGGCCTCTTTGAGACTCAGAACAGAAAACTTAGGTTGAACATTTTCACAGcgtttaattttaattttgttttggattcTTAAGCAGTCAAATACCCCAGCAACTTGCAGTGCTCAGCATAGTAGATTTCAAAactctgctccctctgctgaGCACTCATAAAAAGCCTgcatgcagctggcagagcctggggttTTGTGCAAGATACACACAGAGTTCATCATTAATCCTACCAGACAGCGCAGAAACAAGACAATCATCCAATTAGTAAAACTGGGAACTGGCTAGATGTGAAAGGCTGGCATTCAATAGGTTACATATGGGATCCATGTTTTCCTCCTATTTAAAGGCTAATAATTGCCACCAAGTTTTGCCCTTCTACAGAGTAATTTGAGCAACAAGTGCCTGCTTAGGACTACTCCCC from Falco rusticolus isolate bFalRus1 chromosome 10, bFalRus1.pri, whole genome shotgun sequence encodes the following:
- the DHCR7 gene encoding 7-dehydrocholesterol reductase isoform X2, coding for MAAHQEKKPSEERKHKSTQNGTQTSQVQWGRAWEVDWFSLASILFLLMFAPLITYYFIMSCDQYQCSLIDPLVDLLTGNKHLSDIWNKTPGLTYRAAGIYTLWVAFQVVLYVFLPDFCHKLLPGYVGGVQEGAVTPAGVVNKYEINGLQAWIITHVLWFANAYYFHCFSPTIIFDNWIPLLWCANILGYAVSTFAMIKGYFFPTNAKDCKFTSNFFYDYMMGIEFNPRIGKWFDFKLFFNGRPGIVAWTLINLSYAAKQQELYGQVTNSMILVNVLQGIYVLDFFWNEAWYLKTIDICHDHFGWYLGWGDCVWLPYLYTLQGLYLVYHPVQLCTANAVGILMLGLAGYYIFRMTNHQKDLFRRTNGNCKIWGKKPEYIECSYMSVDGTKYYSKLLTSGFWGWARHFNYTGDLMGSLAYCLACGFEHILPYFYIVYMAILLTHRCIRDEHRCYSKYGKDWKRYTATVPYRLIPGIF
- the DHCR7 gene encoding 7-dehydrocholesterol reductase isoform X1 is translated as MAALPPPPRRCPRRFRGGAGARQYVPPPSDRGAHRQRSKRRFRYERPPSPRRGSSSAAFPCPLPAAAHPPGIGGAPRNELSVQAPQDNMAAHQEKKPSEERKHKSTQNGTQTSQVQWGRAWEVDWFSLASILFLLMFAPLITYYFIMSCDQYQCSLIDPLVDLLTGNKHLSDIWNKTPGLTYRAAGIYTLWVAFQVVLYVFLPDFCHKLLPGYVGGVQEGAVTPAGVVNKYEINGLQAWIITHVLWFANAYYFHCFSPTIIFDNWIPLLWCANILGYAVSTFAMIKGYFFPTNAKDCKFTSNFFYDYMMGIEFNPRIGKWFDFKLFFNGRPGIVAWTLINLSYAAKQQELYGQVTNSMILVNVLQGIYVLDFFWNEAWYLKTIDICHDHFGWYLGWGDCVWLPYLYTLQGLYLVYHPVQLCTANAVGILMLGLAGYYIFRMTNHQKDLFRRTNGNCKIWGKKPEYIECSYMSVDGTKYYSKLLTSGFWGWARHFNYTGDLMGSLAYCLACGFEHILPYFYIVYMAILLTHRCIRDEHRCYSKYGKDWKRYTATVPYRLIPGIF